A single Defluviitalea saccharophila DNA region contains:
- the thrS gene encoding threonine--tRNA ligase, with protein sequence MVKIRLKDGTVKEYSSGITVLEVAQDLSEGLARVACAGLINNERVDLRTPITEDCELSILTFNDEEGKGAFHHTTSHILAQAVKRLFPNVKLAIGPSIQDGFYYDFDTEQAFSPEDLEKIEKEMKNIVKENLQIERFELPRDEAIKLMEEKGEDYKVELINDLPEDSVISFYKQGEFVDLCAGPHLMSTKPVKAFKLLSVAGAYWRGNENNKMLSRIYGTSFPKKADLDEYLNKLEEAKKRDHRKLGKELELFALMEEGPGFPFFLPKGMELRNTLIDYWREKHKAAGYKEINTPIILNQELWHRSGHWDHYKDNMYVTKIDDLDYAVKPMNCPGGMLVYKTKMHSYRDLPVRLAELGLVHRHELSGALHGLMRVRNFTQDDAHIFMLPEQIKEEIKNVINLIDDFYNVFGFKYHVELSTRPEDSMGSDEDWERATTALREVLEEKGYNYIVNEGDGAFYGPKIDFHLEDCLGRTWQCGTIQLDFQMPERFDLVYVGQDGEKHRPVMIHRVVFGSIERFIGILIEHFAGAFPTWLAPVQVKVLPISEKYHDYAESVVEQLEQNGIKVEADYRAEKIGYKIREARLQRVPYMLIVGQQEEEENKVAVRSRAKGDEGPQALVDFIEKIKEEIASKKIDIQGLDNSIE encoded by the coding sequence TTGGTTAAAATCAGATTAAAAGACGGAACTGTAAAAGAATATTCATCAGGTATAACTGTTCTTGAAGTTGCACAGGATTTAAGTGAAGGTTTAGCAAGGGTTGCCTGTGCAGGACTTATTAATAATGAGAGGGTAGATCTTCGAACACCCATTACAGAGGATTGCGAATTAAGCATTCTAACCTTTAATGACGAAGAAGGAAAAGGTGCTTTTCATCATACAACATCCCATATCTTAGCTCAGGCTGTAAAAAGATTGTTCCCCAATGTAAAATTAGCCATTGGTCCTTCTATTCAAGATGGATTTTACTATGATTTCGATACGGAACAAGCATTTAGCCCTGAAGATTTGGAGAAAATCGAAAAAGAAATGAAGAATATTGTAAAAGAAAATTTACAAATTGAAAGATTTGAACTGCCAAGGGATGAAGCAATTAAATTAATGGAGGAAAAAGGAGAAGACTATAAAGTTGAATTAATCAACGATCTTCCGGAAGACTCTGTTATCTCCTTTTATAAGCAAGGAGAATTTGTGGATTTATGTGCTGGACCGCACCTTATGTCTACAAAACCGGTAAAAGCTTTTAAACTTTTATCAGTGGCAGGAGCTTACTGGAGAGGTAATGAAAACAATAAAATGCTTTCAAGAATCTATGGAACTTCTTTCCCTAAGAAAGCTGATCTAGATGAGTACCTCAATAAATTAGAAGAAGCTAAGAAAAGAGATCATAGAAAACTTGGAAAAGAATTAGAGCTCTTTGCATTAATGGAAGAAGGCCCAGGATTCCCATTCTTCCTTCCAAAGGGAATGGAACTTAGAAATACATTAATAGATTATTGGAGAGAAAAACATAAAGCAGCAGGGTATAAAGAAATTAATACGCCTATCATTTTAAATCAAGAATTATGGCATCGTTCAGGACACTGGGATCACTACAAAGACAATATGTATGTAACTAAAATTGATGATTTGGATTATGCCGTAAAGCCAATGAACTGTCCTGGCGGTATGCTTGTTTATAAAACAAAGATGCATTCCTATAGAGATTTGCCTGTTAGACTGGCAGAGCTCGGATTGGTTCATCGTCATGAATTATCCGGAGCGCTTCATGGTCTTATGAGAGTACGCAATTTTACACAGGATGATGCCCATATCTTTATGCTGCCAGAGCAGATTAAAGAAGAAATTAAGAATGTAATTAATCTTATAGATGACTTCTATAATGTTTTTGGATTTAAGTATCATGTTGAACTTTCCACCAGACCTGAAGACAGTATGGGAAGCGATGAAGATTGGGAAAGAGCAACTACTGCATTAAGAGAAGTTTTAGAAGAAAAAGGATATAACTATATCGTTAACGAAGGCGATGGCGCATTCTATGGTCCTAAGATCGACTTCCATTTAGAGGACTGTCTCGGAAGAACATGGCAGTGCGGAACCATCCAATTAGATTTCCAAATGCCTGAACGCTTTGACTTAGTGTATGTTGGACAAGATGGAGAAAAACATCGTCCTGTTATGATTCATAGAGTAGTATTCGGAAGTATAGAAAGATTTATTGGAATCTTAATCGAACATTTTGCAGGAGCTTTCCCAACATGGCTTGCTCCAGTGCAGGTTAAGGTTCTGCCTATTTCTGAAAAATATCATGACTACGCTGAAAGTGTAGTAGAACAACTGGAGCAAAATGGCATAAAAGTTGAAGCAGACTATAGAGCTGAAAAAATCGGTTATAAGATTAGAGAAGCAAGACTTCAAAGAGTACCATACATGCTTATTGTCGGCCAACAGGAGGAAGAAGAAAATAAAGTTGCAGTCAGAAGCCGTGCAAAAGGTGATGAAGGTCCTCAAGCCTTAGTTGATTTTATCGAAAAAATCAAAGAAGAAATAGCATCTAAAAAAATTGATATACAAGGGCTTGACAACTCAATAGAATAA